A genomic region of Caulobacter vibrioides contains the following coding sequences:
- a CDS encoding cysteine peptidase family C39 domain-containing protein, with translation MKLTPYLAQQTKGGCGPCSFIMVAGYFNPELALTEEEALRDFGVDGFGPRCFALVPSFHRAASAFGLGIRVERMDRAALRGHLASGPVILYHRASEAGDALPHFSVALSVTDTQITRHDPSDGPDLVGDLDRFERVWEAAKLSSPPREGRYGVVLRPRG, from the coding sequence ATGAAGCTCACTCCATACCTTGCTCAACAGACCAAAGGCGGGTGCGGGCCGTGCTCCTTCATCATGGTCGCGGGGTACTTCAATCCCGAACTAGCCCTTACCGAGGAAGAAGCGCTGAGGGATTTCGGTGTCGATGGGTTCGGGCCTAGATGTTTCGCTCTTGTGCCCAGCTTCCATCGAGCTGCGTCGGCATTCGGCCTAGGCATTCGCGTCGAGCGTATGGACCGTGCGGCCCTGCGAGGTCATTTAGCCAGCGGACCCGTGATCCTCTACCATAGGGCATCTGAAGCGGGGGATGCTCTCCCCCACTTCTCTGTGGCTCTATCCGTTACGGATACGCAGATCACCCGCCACGATCCCAGCGATGGACCTGACCTCGTCGGCGATTTGGACCGGTTCGAACGCGTCTGGGAGGCGGCCAAACTGTCGTCACCGCCCCGTGAAGGAAGATACGGAGTGGTTCTTCGCCCAAGGGGCTGA
- a CDS encoding recombinase family protein codes for MRSAFVAYYRVSTAKQGASGLGLEAQRRTVAEYLKAASGDLVGEFEEIESGKRSDRPALAQAIERCRLTGARLLIAKLDRLSRNVHFLTGLEEDGVDFVACDMPDANQLTLHIMVAVAQQEARAISARTKAALGSIKVRLAAKEEYLSRRSGKPIKRLGNPKGLTVSRPDLGARAVVEKADEFAARVRPTVAALRAEGLSLAAVAERLNELRVKTPRGGSWTAMGVKRVLERSTV; via the coding sequence ATGCGCTCCGCCTTCGTCGCCTACTACCGCGTCAGCACCGCCAAACAGGGCGCGTCGGGCCTCGGGCTCGAAGCCCAGCGCCGGACTGTGGCGGAGTATCTCAAGGCCGCCTCGGGGGACCTTGTGGGCGAGTTCGAGGAGATCGAGAGCGGAAAGCGGTCGGACCGTCCCGCCCTGGCGCAAGCCATCGAGCGGTGCCGCCTGACGGGTGCACGGCTCCTCATCGCCAAGCTGGATCGCCTGTCGCGGAACGTACACTTCCTGACGGGCCTGGAAGAGGACGGTGTGGACTTCGTCGCCTGCGACATGCCGGACGCCAACCAGCTAACGCTCCACATCATGGTGGCTGTCGCCCAGCAGGAGGCGCGAGCCATCTCAGCGCGGACCAAGGCGGCCTTGGGGTCGATCAAGGTCCGGCTCGCGGCGAAGGAGGAATACCTATCCCGACGCAGCGGGAAGCCCATCAAGCGCCTGGGCAACCCCAAGGGCCTCACGGTCTCGCGTCCTGACCTAGGTGCACGGGCCGTGGTCGAGAAGGCGGACGAGTTCGCGGCGCGGGTCCGCCCCACCGTGGCGGCGCTCAGGGCGGAGGGCCTGTCGCTCGCGGCGGTCGCCGAACGCCTCAACGAGTTGCGCGTGAAGACGCCGCGTGGCGGCTCTTGGACGGCTATGGGCGTCAAGCGGGTGCTGGAACGCTCGACCGTATAA
- a CDS encoding BRO-N domain-containing protein, with translation MVPTTFTFQPAGRDEPVNIRTTMLDGEPWFFGTDVIAACGIASGTRGATYARLAADRKRMVGRTNLGLPPGRDIVLVSEPGLYDIVIRSDKPEARTFQDWVTGTVLPSIRKTGGYLLNEAARETAYADKREAMPLPMDIAEAMALAMKPVVEELASVKALLAATLQQRETDALDDLKRNQMFLARDLQKRGIGRGLQLAA, from the coding sequence GTGGTCCCGACCACCTTCACCTTCCAGCCCGCCGGACGCGACGAGCCGGTCAACATCAGGACCACCATGCTCGACGGCGAGCCGTGGTTCTTCGGTACCGACGTGATCGCGGCCTGCGGCATCGCGAGCGGCACCCGAGGGGCGACCTATGCCCGCCTCGCTGCTGACCGGAAGCGCATGGTTGGTCGAACCAATCTAGGTCTGCCGCCCGGCCGGGACATCGTGCTGGTCAGCGAGCCGGGCCTCTACGACATCGTGATCCGCTCGGACAAACCGGAAGCCCGCACCTTCCAAGACTGGGTCACGGGCACCGTCCTCCCCTCGATCCGCAAGACTGGCGGCTACCTCCTCAACGAGGCGGCCCGCGAGACGGCCTATGCCGACAAGCGGGAAGCCATGCCGCTCCCGATGGACATCGCCGAGGCCATGGCCCTGGCCATGAAGCCGGTGGTCGAGGAGCTGGCCTCGGTGAAGGCCCTGCTGGCCGCCACGCTGCAACAGCGGGAGACCGATGCGCTGGATGACCTGAAGCGGAACCAGATGTTCCTCGCTCGGGATCTCCAGAAGCGCGGGATTGGCCGGGGGCTGCAGCTAGCCGCCTAA